The Gemmata palustris genome includes a region encoding these proteins:
- a CDS encoding selenium-binding family protein, which yields MDRRAFLAASAASAVGALGSANSPRAGGAETPGFASPKEAMKGPREELLFVTCTYANTGIDKPDYLAVVDAKPGSKTYGQVVHRLKMPKVGDELHHFGWNICSSCHGKPGDRRYLIVPGLKSGRIHIVDAKDPLALKVHKVIEPEEIAKKADLSAPHTAHCLPTGEIMLSMLGNAKGEAPGGFLLLDDKYEIKGRWEKDLTGMNFNYDFWYQPQHNAMVSSEWAAPKTFAPGPNFDDVKAGKYGQKIHLWDWKERKIKQSFDLGAASIPLEVRFLHDPSRPIGFVGAALSSTMWRFAPDGRGGQKWAADKVIELAPVKNDKFPGGAVPGLISDFVISMDDRFLYLAAWLHGEVKQYDITDPGKPRLTGTVKLGGALGKPEKLMGKELAGGPQMLQLSLDGKRLYATNSLYSTWDNAFYPDLGKQGSWMVQIDCDTEKGGLALNDKFCVDFGKEPDGPSRAHEVRYPGGDCTSDIFS from the coding sequence TCCCCGCGCGCTGGGGGCGCCGAGACTCCCGGATTCGCTTCGCCGAAGGAGGCGATGAAGGGGCCGCGCGAGGAACTGCTCTTCGTCACCTGCACTTACGCGAACACCGGGATCGACAAACCCGATTACCTCGCGGTGGTGGACGCGAAGCCCGGTTCCAAAACGTATGGGCAGGTCGTTCACAGGCTGAAAATGCCGAAGGTCGGTGACGAACTGCACCACTTCGGCTGGAACATTTGCTCCTCGTGTCACGGCAAGCCGGGCGACCGCCGGTACCTCATCGTGCCCGGGCTGAAGTCGGGCCGGATTCACATCGTCGACGCGAAAGACCCGCTCGCGCTGAAGGTCCACAAGGTGATCGAGCCGGAGGAGATCGCGAAGAAGGCCGATCTGTCCGCGCCGCACACGGCCCACTGTTTGCCGACCGGCGAAATCATGCTCTCAATGCTCGGCAACGCGAAGGGCGAGGCGCCCGGCGGGTTCCTGCTGCTCGACGACAAGTACGAGATCAAAGGGCGGTGGGAAAAAGACCTGACGGGGATGAACTTCAACTACGACTTCTGGTACCAACCGCAGCACAACGCGATGGTGTCGAGCGAGTGGGCCGCGCCGAAGACGTTCGCTCCCGGCCCGAACTTCGACGACGTGAAGGCCGGCAAGTACGGCCAGAAGATCCACCTCTGGGACTGGAAAGAGCGGAAGATCAAGCAATCTTTCGATTTGGGGGCCGCATCGATTCCGTTGGAAGTGCGCTTCCTCCACGACCCGTCCCGCCCGATCGGGTTCGTCGGCGCGGCGCTGAGCAGCACGATGTGGCGGTTCGCGCCCGATGGTCGGGGCGGTCAGAAGTGGGCCGCTGATAAAGTCATCGAACTCGCGCCGGTCAAGAACGACAAGTTCCCCGGTGGAGCAGTGCCGGGGCTCATCAGCGACTTCGTGATCTCGATGGATGACCGCTTTCTGTACTTGGCCGCGTGGTTGCACGGCGAGGTCAAGCAGTACGACATCACCGACCCCGGCAAACCGAGACTCACCGGTACCGTGAAGCTCGGCGGCGCGCTCGGCAAACCCGAAAAGCTGATGGGCAAGGAGTTGGCCGGCGGGCCGCAAATGCTCCAGCTCTCGCTCGACGGCAAACGACTGTACGCGACGAATTCGCTCTACAGTACCTGGGATAACGCCTTCTACCCGGACCTCGGGAAGCAAGGTTCGTGGATGGTGCAGATCGACTGCGACACCGAGAAGGGCGGGCTGGCGCTCAACGACAAGTTCTGTGTGGACTTCGGTAAGGAACCGGACGGGCCGAGCCGCGCGCACGAAGTTCGTTACCCGGGCGGCGACTGTACGAGTGACATTTTCAGTTGA
- a CDS encoding 3-keto-disaccharide hydrolase has translation MLRPLLAGLLIAGCALAIGFPRSIAEDKKDAPKKKERIAIAEPKDVAKDPDFAIQGEYEGEVIIDRKPTKIALQVVARGGSEFMVKAFVGGLPGAGWNGKETATATATRTGDQVIITEARNKKTRQVGEFESGAIRIHWDDAEGTLKKVERTSKTIGAKPPADAVVLFGGEGDEKNWNGGKLVTLSDGKYLDVGVTSKQKFGAFKAHVEFRLPWMPNSTGQGRGNSGVYFQNRYECQVLDSFGLSGENNECGGIYTQHKPSVNMCLPPLTWQTYDIEFTPAQFDSAGKKTKNGHATVYHNGVKIHDNIEFPKECPGGQKEDANSGPFQFQNHGDPVVYRNVWVVEVK, from the coding sequence ATGCTCCGTCCGCTACTCGCCGGCCTGCTCATTGCCGGCTGCGCACTCGCCATCGGCTTCCCCAGATCGATCGCGGAAGACAAAAAAGACGCGCCCAAGAAGAAGGAACGCATCGCGATTGCGGAGCCGAAGGACGTCGCCAAAGACCCCGATTTCGCGATCCAGGGTGAGTACGAGGGGGAAGTCATAATCGATCGCAAACCAACCAAGATCGCCCTTCAAGTCGTTGCGCGTGGTGGTAGCGAGTTCATGGTGAAGGCATTTGTGGGCGGGCTTCCCGGGGCCGGTTGGAACGGCAAAGAGACAGCAACAGCGACTGCAACGCGCACCGGGGATCAGGTGATTATTACCGAAGCCCGAAACAAGAAAACTCGGCAGGTGGGGGAGTTCGAGAGCGGAGCCATCCGTATCCACTGGGACGATGCCGAGGGAACCTTGAAGAAAGTTGAGCGCACGTCCAAGACGATCGGCGCGAAACCGCCCGCGGACGCCGTCGTGCTGTTCGGCGGTGAGGGCGACGAGAAGAACTGGAACGGCGGGAAGTTGGTCACGCTCTCGGACGGGAAGTACCTCGACGTGGGCGTGACGAGCAAGCAGAAGTTCGGCGCGTTCAAAGCGCACGTCGAGTTCCGCCTCCCGTGGATGCCGAACAGCACCGGCCAGGGGCGCGGGAACAGCGGGGTGTACTTCCAGAACCGCTACGAGTGCCAGGTGCTCGACAGCTTCGGGCTGAGCGGCGAAAACAACGAGTGCGGCGGGATCTACACGCAGCACAAGCCGAGCGTGAACATGTGCCTGCCGCCGCTAACGTGGCAAACGTATGACATCGAGTTCACGCCCGCGCAGTTCGATTCGGCCGGCAAGAAGACCAAAAACGGCCACGCGACGGTCTACCACAACGGCGTGAAGATCCACGACAACATCGAGTTCCCGAAGGAGTGCCCCGGCGGTCAGAAGGAAGACGCGAACTCCGGGCCGTTCCAGTTCCAGAACCACGGTGACCCGGTCGTATACCGCAACGTGTGGGTCGTCGAAGTGAAGTAG
- a CDS encoding translation initiation factor, with translation MAKVFRTALFVSADLAKAEGARSAFDSAAGRLGMPWRGVTVAPAAFAGVEVVVALDGSAPDGWTGRVEKWATGDSGAAAAGLIARLLGGSDEELPPRPAAPRPPAPPKKVHTVKLSRETAGRKGKGVTVVSELPLNEDALKELATQLKNKCGTGGTAKDGRIEIQGDHRDKLAQELEKLGYKVKRSGG, from the coding sequence ATGGCGAAAGTATTTCGTACCGCTCTGTTCGTTTCCGCCGACCTCGCGAAAGCTGAAGGCGCGCGGTCGGCCTTTGACTCCGCCGCCGGGCGCCTGGGGATGCCCTGGCGCGGGGTGACCGTCGCGCCGGCGGCGTTCGCGGGTGTGGAAGTCGTCGTTGCGCTCGACGGCTCCGCGCCGGACGGCTGGACCGGGCGCGTCGAGAAATGGGCCACCGGTGACTCGGGCGCCGCCGCGGCCGGTCTAATCGCGCGGCTCCTCGGCGGCAGCGACGAAGAGCTCCCGCCCAGGCCGGCCGCGCCCCGTCCTCCGGCGCCGCCGAAGAAGGTTCACACGGTGAAGCTGAGCCGCGAAACCGCCGGGCGGAAGGGGAAGGGCGTCACGGTGGTGTCCGAACTGCCGCTGAACGAAGACGCACTCAAGGAACTCGCGACGCAGCTCAAGAACAAGTGCGGCACCGGCGGCACCGCGAAGGACGGGCGCATCGAGATCCAGGGCGACCACCGCGACAAACTCGCGCAGGAACTGGAGAAACTCGGCTACAAGGTGAAGCGCTCTGGTGGGTGA